The following are encoded together in the Arcticibacterium luteifluviistationis genome:
- a CDS encoding DEAD/DEAH box helicase, translating into MKVSTSEPFNIIYSLYQHQYLGYLFESFMVQLNHRGELTFAHQNVSSKNIEEFSKGIDDVDIELVNLMDAIHQDTILQKFNPKKLKPFDYFTKVYAGERPDLGMQAAIEEYLNNYRAAILPKLVGKRFFIMGEDGDPTRQEVKVMGEKTKVFMNFQRKEDHTIYFPVLKCLGEKVRLQHVGAQMLSDSPAFLLSENRLHYFDKHIDGKKLRPFFDKNNIRIERRIEKTYFRKFVGPLIAQFNVFGHGEGFEITEERATASPELLITDLSTKKQSPTLFDTPAKAADSPDKINFDLSFVYGNSTFRFDSLAANANVKVEEKGDGWVFHKIKRDLDFEKEIITKIKALGQDLIHGRKALNKNEGFSWLQLNAKALEEAGIAVKQSADSEKRYHLGTSSIEVSIEENSDWFDIKTKVQFGSFEVPFLKLRELVLANIREFKLPNGHIAVIPEEWFIRYHELFTLTDIGEDDELILKKHHLNLVQNLEENGLATTVIGRKLQGLNNFEEIKSYEVPSNFQGELRPYQKAGYDWINFLRDFNLGGCLADDMGLGKTVMTLAFLQTLKNDGVKNPTLLIMPTSLIYNWEKEAERFTPELKILKHTGGQRIKKTDHFKDYDLILTSYGVLRLDVKFIEKFRFEYVILDESQAIKNPSSNISKSVRLLNCRNRLILTGTPLENSTMDLWSQMTFINPGLLGSQAYFKDKYQLPIEKKRDEAASKRLYSKIKPFMLRRHKSQVATELPEKIESVQYCDMSEEQEKVYEETKAYYRNMIIDHIQEKGVNKSQLVVLQGLSKLRQMANNPLMIDPDYEGESGKDSDVIHKLKSIIESGSKVLIFSQFVKHLTIIRKYLIDNKISHSYLDGSTKNREKEVDNFQNDDSIKVFLISLKAGGVGLNLTAAEYVFLLDPWWNPAIEAQAVDRAHRIGQKNTVFTYKFISRNTIEEKILALQNKKKRLFDELITTEETFMKSLSQDDILNLLE; encoded by the coding sequence ATGAAGGTATCTACTTCGGAACCGTTTAACATTATCTATTCACTCTATCAGCATCAGTATTTAGGCTATCTGTTTGAGTCGTTTATGGTGCAGCTAAACCACCGTGGTGAACTCACCTTTGCTCATCAAAATGTATCTTCAAAAAACATTGAAGAATTTTCTAAAGGCATAGATGATGTAGATATTGAATTGGTAAACCTTATGGACGCCATTCATCAAGACACCATCCTTCAAAAATTTAACCCAAAAAAGTTAAAGCCATTTGACTATTTCACTAAAGTATATGCTGGTGAAAGACCCGACCTGGGCATGCAAGCGGCCATAGAAGAATATTTAAACAATTATAGAGCGGCGATTTTACCCAAACTAGTTGGCAAAAGGTTTTTCATAATGGGTGAAGATGGTGACCCCACTAGACAAGAGGTAAAAGTAATGGGAGAGAAAACTAAGGTTTTCATGAATTTCCAACGTAAAGAAGACCATACTATTTACTTCCCTGTATTAAAATGCCTTGGTGAAAAAGTTAGGTTACAGCACGTAGGAGCTCAAATGCTGAGCGACTCCCCTGCCTTTCTTTTAAGTGAAAATAGACTTCACTATTTCGATAAGCACATAGATGGGAAAAAACTTCGTCCCTTCTTTGATAAAAACAACATTCGCATAGAGCGAAGAATAGAAAAAACTTATTTCAGGAAATTCGTTGGGCCATTAATAGCTCAGTTTAATGTCTTTGGCCATGGAGAGGGTTTTGAAATTACAGAAGAAAGAGCTACCGCTTCCCCAGAATTACTTATTACAGACTTAAGCACAAAAAAACAGTCTCCTACCCTTTTTGACACGCCAGCAAAGGCAGCAGACAGTCCCGATAAAATCAATTTTGACCTGAGCTTTGTTTACGGAAACTCTACTTTTAGATTTGACAGCCTAGCGGCAAATGCCAATGTAAAAGTGGAAGAAAAAGGAGATGGTTGGGTTTTCCATAAGATTAAGAGAGACTTAGATTTTGAGAAGGAAATTATCACTAAAATCAAGGCCCTAGGACAAGACCTAATTCACGGCAGGAAAGCTCTAAACAAAAATGAAGGTTTTAGCTGGTTACAGCTTAACGCCAAAGCTTTAGAAGAAGCGGGAATTGCTGTCAAACAATCTGCAGACTCAGAAAAAAGATATCACCTCGGCACATCTTCTATAGAAGTTAGCATAGAAGAAAACTCCGACTGGTTTGACATAAAAACTAAAGTTCAGTTTGGTTCTTTTGAAGTACCATTCTTAAAACTTCGTGAGTTAGTTTTGGCTAATATTCGTGAATTTAAACTCCCTAATGGGCATATTGCGGTTATTCCAGAAGAGTGGTTTATTAGATACCACGAGCTATTTACCCTAACAGACATTGGCGAAGACGACGAACTTATTCTCAAAAAGCACCATCTCAATTTGGTTCAAAACTTAGAAGAAAATGGCTTGGCGACTACGGTCATTGGCAGAAAACTTCAAGGACTGAATAATTTTGAGGAGATTAAATCTTATGAGGTTCCTTCTAATTTCCAAGGTGAACTTAGGCCTTATCAAAAAGCTGGCTACGACTGGATTAACTTCTTGCGAGACTTTAATCTGGGTGGTTGTTTAGCAGATGATATGGGTCTTGGGAAAACAGTCATGACTTTGGCGTTTTTGCAAACCTTAAAAAATGATGGAGTCAAAAATCCTACACTTTTAATCATGCCTACCTCCTTAATTTACAACTGGGAGAAAGAAGCCGAACGTTTTACTCCAGAACTTAAAATACTCAAACATACGGGTGGGCAAAGAATAAAGAAGACCGATCATTTTAAAGATTACGACCTTATATTGACTTCATATGGAGTACTCCGATTAGACGTAAAGTTTATAGAAAAATTCCGCTTTGAATATGTCATCTTAGATGAGTCGCAGGCTATTAAAAACCCTTCTTCTAATATTTCTAAGTCTGTTAGGCTTTTAAACTGCAGAAACAGACTTATTCTTACAGGTACTCCTTTAGAAAACAGCACCATGGATTTATGGAGTCAAATGACTTTTATTAATCCAGGACTACTTGGTTCGCAAGCTTATTTTAAAGACAAGTACCAATTACCTATAGAAAAAAAGCGTGACGAAGCAGCCTCTAAAAGACTTTATAGCAAGATAAAGCCTTTCATGCTTCGTAGGCACAAGTCTCAGGTTGCCACCGAGCTTCCCGAGAAAATAGAAAGTGTGCAATACTGCGACATGTCTGAAGAGCAGGAAAAGGTTTATGAAGAAACTAAAGCCTATTACCGTAATATGATTATTGATCATATTCAGGAGAAAGGTGTAAATAAATCTCAACTGGTGGTGCTTCAGGGCTTATCAAAACTTCGTCAAATGGCGAATAATCCGTTGATGATAGACCCTGACTATGAGGGAGAGTCAGGTAAAGATTCCGACGTTATTCATAAGCTAAAAAGTATAATTGAAAGTGGTTCTAAAGTTTTAATATTTAGTCAATTTGTTAAACACCTAACTATAATCAGGAAGTATCTAATAGATAATAAAATTAGCCACTCTTACCTAGACGGAAGTACTAAAAACAGAGAAAAGGAAGTTGATAATTTCCAAAATGACGATAGCATCAAGGTCTTCCTAATCTCACTTAAAGCTGGTGGCGTAGGTCTTAACCTGACTGCTGCAGAATACGTGTTCCTGCTAGACCCATGGTGGAACCCAGCCATAGAGGCTCAGGCTGTAGATAGAGCCCACAGGATTGGTCAAAAGAACACTGTATTTACCTATAAGTTTATTAGCCGTAATACCATTGAAGAAAAGATTTTGGCTCTTCAGAACAAGAAAAAGAGGTTATTTGACGAACTCATAACTACAGAAGAAACTTTCATGAAATCACTCAGTCAGGATGATATTCTGAATCTTCTTGAATAA
- a CDS encoding nuclear transport factor 2 family protein, translating to MAANKIAFLLLIFIAPLTLKAQKKSNQEQLKSLIQNSFDDIFSEQKKEKVTQYYTDDFLLLEAGVVWNMDSVYSYIERANARKIKPERINTFDFLEIKVKGKTAWVAYQNYADIRIDGKSVVKLHWLESGSAIKTKEGWKLELLHSTVVPR from the coding sequence ATGGCTGCAAATAAAATAGCTTTTCTTCTTTTAATTTTCATTGCTCCATTAACGTTAAAGGCTCAAAAGAAAAGCAATCAAGAACAGTTAAAAAGTCTGATTCAAAATTCCTTTGACGATATTTTTAGCGAACAAAAAAAGGAGAAAGTTACGCAGTATTATACTGATGACTTTCTCCTTTTAGAGGCTGGCGTGGTATGGAATATGGACTCCGTTTACTCCTATATTGAAAGGGCTAATGCCCGAAAAATAAAGCCCGAGAGAATCAACACCTTTGACTTTTTAGAAATCAAAGTAAAAGGTAAAACCGCCTGGGTAGCCTATCAAAACTATGCCGACATACGAATTGACGGTAAATCTGTAGTGAAACTTCATTGGTTAGAAAGTGGCTCCGCCATCAAAACCAAAGAAGGCTGGAAATTGGAATTATTGCATTCTACCGTTGTTCCTAGGTAA
- a CDS encoding Kelch repeat-containing protein, whose protein sequence is MKKILILLALSVSLSGFSQEWATLETIGESTPRGENSMVAIGKKLYLFGGRGMKPMEVYDTRTNTWEKKGEIPLEIHHFQAVAYDGEIYVLGALTGPFPHETPIPNIYIYNPEKDEWRKGDEIPRKRGSAACFVYNDKIYVVNGIIDGHWDGHVAWFDEYDPKTGAWRELPDSPNARDHVAAGVVKNKVVIAAGRKSRHRTGEVMTLTVPFTDIYDFKTNTWTTVEGSNIPTLRAGPGVATLGSKVLFMGGEAADQKLAHNEVEAFDLKTMKWTTLPHMIRGRHAIGAAKVGKKIYISSGVGNSGGSPELNSLECYGCK, encoded by the coding sequence ATGAAAAAAATATTAATATTACTAGCCCTTAGTGTTTCGTTAAGCGGGTTTTCGCAGGAATGGGCCACGCTAGAAACTATAGGTGAAAGTACCCCGCGTGGCGAAAACTCCATGGTGGCTATTGGTAAGAAACTATACCTATTTGGTGGTAGAGGAATGAAACCGATGGAGGTTTACGATACCAGAACCAACACTTGGGAGAAAAAAGGAGAAATACCTTTAGAGATACATCACTTTCAGGCCGTAGCTTATGATGGTGAAATATATGTTTTAGGTGCACTGACAGGTCCTTTCCCACATGAAACTCCAATCCCGAATATTTACATCTATAATCCTGAAAAAGATGAATGGAGAAAGGGTGATGAGATACCAAGAAAAAGAGGTTCTGCCGCTTGTTTTGTGTATAATGACAAAATCTATGTGGTTAATGGAATTATAGACGGACACTGGGATGGCCATGTAGCTTGGTTTGACGAGTATGACCCAAAAACAGGTGCTTGGAGAGAATTACCTGACTCGCCAAATGCAAGAGACCATGTAGCGGCAGGTGTAGTCAAAAACAAAGTAGTGATAGCCGCAGGTAGAAAATCTAGACATAGAACAGGTGAAGTAATGACACTCACAGTGCCATTTACAGATATTTATGATTTCAAAACCAATACTTGGACTACGGTAGAGGGTTCTAACATCCCAACATTAAGAGCAGGGCCGGGCGTGGCAACTTTGGGTTCAAAAGTCCTTTTTATGGGCGGAGAAGCCGCAGACCAAAAACTTGCTCACAACGAAGTAGAAGCCTTTGACCTAAAAACTATGAAATGGACTACACTTCCTCACATGATTAGAGGAAGGCACGCCATAGGAGCTGCCAAAGTGGGTAAGAAAATTTATATATCTTCTGGTGTAGGTAATAGCGGCGGAAGCCCAGAATTAAACAGTTTAGAATGTTATGGCTGCAAATAA
- a CDS encoding PQQ-dependent sugar dehydrogenase — protein MLRICSFLLCLAALASCSKKSGLKTGSENIKQYTDTRAIYDRYCSSCHGEKVEAFVDRKWQHGKTKDAIIASISNGYIDAGMPIWKNTIQPEDISKLADLIVTSLSTVDQYNFEDVEKTDTYKSKGITVKLETVIDGLDSPWGITTLPDGSLLVTDRAGDLWKIAPDKSKSKITGVPEVLATGQGGLFDIKLHPNYEENGWIYLTYAKHKNENGRVVSTTAMTRGKLQGNTLVSKEDIFEAVPYSSTRHHYGARMIFDNDGYLFVSVGDRGNRDKNPQSLDNSCGKIHRIKDDGSIPEDNPFYNTPDAIKSIWSYGHRNPQGLDIDRATNTIWEHEHGPRGGDELNIIQKGKNYGWPVISYGINYDATTFTDITEKEDMLQPELYWIPSIAPCGMTYVTSDKYGAWQGDILAGSLRFKYLNKVALKDGVVGNEEKLLPNIGRLRSVTQGADGFIYVGVENPGVVYKLMPQ, from the coding sequence ATGTTAAGAATTTGTTCTTTCCTTTTATGCCTAGCTGCCTTAGCTAGTTGCTCAAAAAAATCTGGCTTAAAAACCGGTTCAGAAAACATAAAACAATATACCGACACTAGAGCCATCTATGACAGATATTGTTCTTCATGTCACGGTGAAAAAGTAGAAGCTTTTGTAGACAGAAAATGGCAACATGGTAAAACCAAAGATGCCATCATAGCCAGTATCAGCAATGGTTACATTGACGCAGGAATGCCAATATGGAAAAACACGATTCAACCAGAAGATATTTCAAAATTAGCGGACTTAATAGTTACTAGCCTTAGTACGGTAGACCAATATAACTTTGAGGACGTAGAGAAAACTGACACCTACAAATCGAAAGGAATTACTGTCAAACTAGAAACAGTTATTGATGGATTAGACAGCCCGTGGGGAATCACAACATTACCTGATGGCAGCTTATTGGTTACCGATAGAGCTGGCGACCTTTGGAAAATAGCTCCAGACAAAAGCAAATCTAAGATTACTGGAGTTCCTGAAGTTTTGGCTACAGGTCAAGGAGGTCTTTTTGACATTAAACTTCACCCCAATTATGAAGAGAATGGTTGGATTTACCTTACCTATGCCAAACATAAAAACGAAAATGGAAGAGTAGTATCTACTACAGCCATGACTCGTGGAAAACTGCAAGGAAATACGCTGGTAAGCAAAGAAGATATTTTTGAGGCTGTGCCTTACTCATCAACACGTCATCACTATGGTGCCAGAATGATTTTTGATAATGACGGCTATCTCTTTGTATCCGTTGGAGACAGAGGAAATAGAGATAAAAACCCGCAATCTTTGGATAACTCTTGTGGTAAAATTCACAGAATTAAAGACGACGGAAGCATCCCGGAAGACAATCCTTTTTATAACACTCCAGACGCCATAAAATCTATTTGGAGTTATGGTCACAGAAACCCACAGGGACTTGATATTGACAGAGCCACTAACACTATTTGGGAGCATGAGCATGGCCCAAGAGGTGGAGATGAACTAAACATTATTCAGAAAGGTAAAAACTACGGCTGGCCAGTGATATCTTATGGTATCAATTATGATGCAACCACTTTTACTGATATTACCGAAAAAGAAGATATGTTACAGCCAGAATTATACTGGATTCCTTCTATTGCCCCATGTGGAATGACATATGTCACATCCGACAAGTATGGAGCTTGGCAAGGAGATATATTAGCGGGTTCACTTCGTTTCAAATACTTAAACAAAGTAGCTCTTAAAGATGGAGTAGTTGGTAATGAAGAAAAACTCCTTCCTAATATCGGTAGACTTAGAAGTGTTACTCAGGGGGCTGATGGTTTCATTTACGTTGGGGTAGAAAACCCAGGCGTGGTATACAAATTGATGCCTCAATAA
- a CDS encoding DNA adenine methylase, whose translation MGKNKLIGPFLKWVGGKRQLMPAITKLMPTEYSTYYEPFIGGGAVLFHHQPSLAVINDFNKELINVYEVIKNRPEELIQDLKTHKNESAYFYQLRLLDRQEGFEKMSEIKKASRVIYLNKTCFNGLYRVNSAGEFNSPFGRYKNPNIVNEITIRAVSKYLNDNKISILNKDFEEAVKGAKKGDFVYFDPPYDPVSKSSSFTGYVQGGFGDEEQIRLRDLCVSLDNKGVDFLLSNSATPFIKDLYKDFNVKIVKATRQINSNASKRGEVNEVLIRNYGSNQK comes from the coding sequence ATGGGTAAAAATAAATTAATAGGGCCGTTTTTGAAGTGGGTAGGTGGTAAAAGACAACTGATGCCAGCAATTACCAAATTGATGCCAACTGAGTATTCGACTTATTATGAACCCTTTATTGGAGGAGGAGCAGTCTTATTTCATCATCAACCTAGTTTGGCCGTAATTAATGATTTTAATAAAGAATTGATTAATGTTTATGAAGTTATAAAAAATAGGCCAGAAGAGTTAATTCAGGATCTTAAAACACATAAAAATGAATCAGCATATTTTTATCAGTTAAGGTTACTCGACAGACAGGAAGGTTTCGAAAAAATGTCTGAAATTAAAAAGGCTTCCAGAGTTATCTATCTTAATAAAACATGTTTTAATGGACTTTACAGAGTAAACAGTGCTGGCGAGTTTAACTCTCCTTTTGGACGATATAAAAACCCTAATATTGTTAATGAAATAACAATTAGAGCAGTCAGCAAGTATCTGAATGATAATAAGATTTCAATACTGAATAAAGATTTTGAAGAGGCTGTTAAGGGTGCTAAAAAAGGAGACTTTGTATACTTTGATCCTCCTTATGACCCCGTTTCTAAAAGTTCTAGCTTTACTGGTTATGTACAAGGAGGTTTTGGTGATGAAGAGCAAATACGGCTAAGAGATTTATGTGTTTCATTGGATAATAAAGGCGTTGATTTTCTGCTCTCAAATTCTGCAACTCCTTTTATTAAAGACCTTTATAAAGATTTTAACGTTAAGATTGTTAAGGCTACGCGTCAAATAAACTCAAATGCATCAAAAAGAGGGGAGGTGAACGAAGTCTTAATTCGAAATTATGGGTCAAACCAAAAATGA
- a CDS encoding type II restriction enzyme, with the protein MGQTKNDLAWEKLFEKYQIVETIKSDGIFEISSKQINQFREARLMTKFDHRSQLPEIFSNNNLSILPISRGSYLISDFEIFNDFKELESLPTITFNVVNNLESVNFNNVTSESSAINCAFISGILEDFIDDGRLTSTVNGRMSSDSFSFKIKQGDNLRTIDVVNSQIEIDAGYEGLTSFCVIEAKNSLSKDFLVRQLYYPFRLWLGKVSKKVRPIFMTYTNGVYHFREYAFESFDLYNSLTLVKEKRYVLNDDSLSEEVIDLVFIKSIIDNQIVVGEPEVPFPQADSFERVINLCELLYENEILSQTFITSNYDFDSRQTKYYASAAIYLGLINRVIDEGQVGYALSHIGLELFELSISQRQKQFISLILSHSVFKKVLMNYLESGVPPGKEKIVELMKSSNLYHINSESTFKRRASTVSSWVNWILEQIEE; encoded by the coding sequence ATGGGTCAAACCAAAAATGATTTAGCTTGGGAGAAACTATTTGAGAAGTATCAAATAGTTGAGACAATCAAAAGTGATGGAATATTTGAAATTTCTTCAAAACAAATAAATCAGTTTCGGGAAGCTCGTTTGATGACAAAGTTTGACCATAGGTCTCAATTACCTGAAATATTTTCCAATAATAACTTATCAATACTACCAATTTCAAGGGGCAGTTACCTGATATCTGATTTTGAGATTTTCAATGACTTTAAAGAGCTTGAATCTCTCCCTACAATTACGTTTAATGTTGTTAACAATTTAGAAAGTGTCAATTTTAACAACGTCACCAGCGAATCTTCTGCCATAAATTGTGCCTTTATCTCAGGTATTTTAGAAGATTTTATTGACGACGGTAGACTGACGTCTACGGTTAATGGGCGTATGAGTTCAGACTCTTTCAGCTTTAAAATTAAGCAAGGAGATAACTTGAGAACGATTGACGTTGTGAATTCACAAATAGAAATTGACGCGGGTTATGAAGGTTTGACCAGCTTTTGTGTCATAGAAGCTAAAAATTCACTTTCAAAAGATTTTTTAGTTAGACAATTATATTATCCCTTTAGGCTTTGGTTAGGGAAGGTCTCAAAAAAGGTGCGTCCCATTTTTATGACTTATACTAATGGTGTGTATCACTTTAGAGAATATGCATTTGAATCGTTTGATTTATATAACTCACTTACTTTAGTAAAAGAAAAAAGGTACGTCTTAAATGATGATTCTTTAAGTGAGGAAGTTATTGACCTTGTGTTTATTAAATCAATAATAGACAATCAAATAGTAGTTGGCGAGCCTGAAGTGCCTTTCCCGCAGGCAGACTCGTTTGAAAGGGTAATTAACTTGTGCGAATTACTTTATGAAAATGAGATTCTTAGTCAGACTTTCATTACAAGCAATTATGACTTTGATTCAAGGCAAACTAAATATTATGCCAGTGCGGCAATTTATTTGGGATTAATAAATCGAGTAATTGACGAGGGGCAAGTTGGTTATGCTTTGAGCCATATTGGTTTAGAGCTTTTTGAATTATCAATATCACAAAGGCAGAAACAATTTATAAGCTTAATTCTATCGCATTCAGTTTTTAAAAAGGTGCTTATGAATTATCTTGAAAGTGGTGTGCCACCCGGTAAAGAGAAAATAGTGGAACTTATGAAAAGTTCAAACCTGTACCATATCAATTCTGAAAGTACGTTCAAAAGACGTGCTTCCACAGTTTCTAGTTGGGTGAATTGGATTTTAGAACAAATAGAAGAATAA
- a CDS encoding AMP nucleosidase codes for MKNKEDIVKNWLPRYTGTELSEFKPYVLLTNFGNYVELFAEQFGVEVKGKDRAMQTASYGNITIINFGMGSAMAATVMDLLSAVMPKAVLFLGKCGGLKEITNLGDFILPIAAIRGEGTSNDYALPEIPALPSFRLQRSVSEAIIKHNMDYWTGTIYTTNRRVWEHDEKFKDYLRDIRALGIDMETATIFIVGFVNSIPHGALLLVSDNPMTPDGVKTEASDKKVTTNYVEKHIRIGVDALNELAESGKSVKHMRFET; via the coding sequence TTGAAAAACAAAGAAGACATAGTTAAAAACTGGCTCCCAAGATATACTGGTACAGAGCTAAGCGAATTCAAACCTTACGTATTATTAACCAATTTTGGTAATTACGTGGAGCTTTTTGCAGAGCAATTTGGCGTAGAAGTAAAAGGGAAAGACAGAGCCATGCAAACGGCCTCTTATGGTAACATTACCATCATTAATTTTGGTATGGGAAGTGCCATGGCCGCTACCGTAATGGATTTACTTTCTGCAGTGATGCCTAAAGCAGTATTATTTTTAGGTAAATGCGGAGGCTTAAAAGAAATCACAAACTTAGGTGACTTCATATTACCAATAGCAGCCATCCGTGGTGAAGGAACTAGTAATGACTATGCCCTTCCTGAAATCCCTGCTCTACCTTCATTTAGGTTACAGCGTTCTGTTTCTGAAGCCATCATTAAGCATAATATGGACTACTGGACAGGCACTATTTATACCACAAATAGACGTGTGTGGGAGCATGACGAAAAATTCAAAGATTACCTTAGAGACATTAGAGCTTTAGGTATTGACATGGAAACGGCCACTATATTCATTGTTGGTTTTGTTAACTCCATTCCACATGGTGCATTACTTTTAGTATCTGATAACCCAATGACTCCTGACGGCGTAAAAACCGAAGCTAGTGATAAAAAGGTTACCACTAATTATGTAGAAAAACACATTCGAATTGGTGTTGATGCTCTTAACGAACTAGCCGAATCAGGTAAGTCTGTAAAGCACATGCGTTTTGAAACCTAG
- a CDS encoding type I restriction enzyme HsdR N-terminal domain-containing protein, translating into MTNLNLPPINCKITEIEGKNQIFDIIRKKNIVLTPEEWVRQHVVHLLIHQLGFSKSLIKVEGGLSYHGMAKRSDIVVFDQQAKPYLLIECKAPEVKLDRKTISQASIYNKTLDAPFVAISNGLKTYCFEMGVNGASSVQMKGFPEPPTAVKQ; encoded by the coding sequence ATGACAAACCTTAATCTGCCACCTATCAACTGTAAAATTACTGAAATTGAAGGTAAAAATCAGATTTTTGATATTATCAGAAAGAAAAACATAGTACTTACTCCTGAGGAATGGGTAAGGCAGCATGTTGTTCACTTACTGATACATCAGTTGGGCTTTTCTAAAAGCTTAATAAAAGTAGAAGGTGGATTGTCATATCATGGCATGGCAAAAAGGAGTGATATTGTGGTTTTTGACCAACAGGCCAAGCCTTATTTATTGATAGAGTGTAAAGCTCCAGAAGTGAAACTAGATAGAAAAACGATTAGCCAGGCTTCTATCTATAATAAAACACTTGACGCACCTTTTGTCGCTATTTCTAATGGTCTTAAAACTTACTGTTTTGAAATGGGCGTAAATGGGGCGTCTTCAGTTCAAATGAAGGGGTTTCCTGAACCTCCTACGGCAGTCAAGCAATAA